In Rhinopithecus roxellana isolate Shanxi Qingling chromosome 16, ASM756505v1, whole genome shotgun sequence, a single genomic region encodes these proteins:
- the LOC115893910 gene encoding uncharacterized protein LOC115893910: MAVLWCPECLTFHPENALNSLREIIFCPKSLGLLEAQREFQRPQTPRTPVSNALRGAAVTSAAAGGFVAAVLALCERCRPDTAVLRQTSSLPTPRTSRIGLWATIGHPRHRARSASGQPEGPNSEGPLERGSDRPPGTPSPGLPSGPHAVAARPAGKRSFRGPGSSPARDLFIVAKRGRRGRGGEAVLQVGAAPRSDVSAPLRPCSRPQ; encoded by the coding sequence ATGGCTGTACTCTGGTGCCCTGAGTGTTTGACCTTTCACCCAGAAAACGCTTTAAACTCACTCCGGGAAATCATCTTTTGTCCTAAGAGCCTAGGCTTGCTGGAGGCACAGAGGGAGTTTCAAAGGCCTCAAACACCCAGGACACCGGTAAGTAACGCTTTGCGCGGCGCGGCCGTGACCTCGGCAGCAGCAGGGGGCTTTGTTGCCGCTGTGCTCGCCCTCTGCGAACGCTGTCGCCCTGACACAGCGGTCCTTCGGCAAACCTcgtccctccccaccccacgcACCTCCAGGATAGGACTCTGGGCCACCATCGGGCACCCCCGGCACCGGGCACGTTCAGCCTCTGGTCAACCGGAGGGGCCGAACAGCGAAGGCCCACTGGAGCGTGGAAGCGATCGGCCCCCGGGGACGCCCAGCCCCGGGCTCCCCTCCGGCCCGCACGCGGTTGCCGCGCGGCCTGCCGGGAAACGTAGTTTCCGGGGACCAGGGAGCAGCCCCGCCCGGGACTTGTTTATCGTTGCAAAGAGGGGCCGAAGGGGAAGGGGCGGCGAGGCTGTGCTGCAGGTCGGGGCAGCCCCGAGGTCTGACGTGTCCGCGCCCCTGCGGCCCTGCTCCCGACCGCAGTGA